The Methanobacterium lacus genome includes a region encoding these proteins:
- a CDS encoding ATP-binding cassette domain-containing protein: MKYAIETFDLSKKYNNDFLAVDELNMTIDNKSIFGFLGPNGAGKTTTIKMLTCLIQPTGGSANVAGFDISKQPNEVREKIGMVPQLVSLYGDLTVRENIELCADFYGLPTDLKISRSEELMELVDIKYAENKLVKQLSGGMKQKASVVASLIHQPDILFLDEPTIGLDPTTKRVLWDLVEELNSEGRTIILCSHDMYEVELLCDKIGIINGGVLAAYDTPRGLKDTMIHQQKEVRSSESSNVIKIMDELRKESDAEDNAAYDQLKEKIERENRDLKELSVMISNLDENMTDHLKNLPEVDLLDEHDSGRIVMDIDSKDESVSKIITEIINKGGIITSISTKDPSLEDVFMSVTSKNKEEGAEDG; the protein is encoded by the coding sequence ATGAAATATGCAATAGAAACTTTTGATCTATCTAAAAAATACAACAATGATTTTTTAGCTGTTGATGAACTCAACATGACAATTGATAACAAAAGTATCTTCGGTTTTCTAGGACCAAACGGAGCTGGAAAAACCACAACAATTAAAATGCTCACATGTTTAATACAGCCCACTGGAGGATCAGCAAATGTGGCTGGATTTGACATATCAAAACAGCCCAACGAAGTTCGAGAAAAAATTGGTATGGTTCCACAACTGGTAAGTTTGTATGGAGATCTTACAGTACGTGAAAACATTGAACTCTGCGCAGACTTTTACGGGCTTCCAACTGACTTGAAAATTAGTCGTTCTGAAGAGTTAATGGAACTCGTTGACATCAAATATGCAGAAAACAAGTTGGTAAAACAGTTATCTGGAGGAATGAAACAAAAAGCATCAGTAGTTGCTAGTTTAATACATCAACCAGATATTCTGTTCCTTGATGAACCAACCATAGGTTTGGATCCAACAACCAAGAGGGTTTTATGGGATTTAGTAGAAGAATTGAACTCTGAAGGACGTACCATTATTCTATGCTCCCACGATATGTACGAGGTAGAACTTCTCTGTGATAAAATTGGAATTATTAATGGAGGAGTCCTTGCAGCCTACGATACACCTAGAGGTCTTAAAGACACCATGATCCATCAACAGAAAGAAGTTCGATCCTCAGAATCATCCAATGTAATTAAAATTATGGATGAACTCAGGAAGGAAAGTGATGCTGAAGATAATGCAGCTTACGACCAATTAAAAGAAAAAATAGAACGTGAGAACAGAGACTTAAAAGAATTAAGTGTAATGATCAGCAATTTAGATGAAAATATGACCGATCATCTGAAAAACTTGCCTGAAGTAGATCTGTTGGATGAACACGATTCTGGAAGAATAGTCATGGATATTGACTCTAAAGATGAGTCTGTGAGTAAGATAATCACCGAAATAATCAACAAAGGCGGAATTATCACCTCAATATCCACTAAAGACCCTTCATTGGAAGATGTTTTCATGAGTGTAACT
- a CDS encoding DUF6790 family protein, which translates to MEFILILIILTILVALTTLIRNKIKNRSLNGLIIIKTFLLSFLVIFVGIGSIWAFIGHAFMPVLVAESIGWATGSPFQTEVAFANLAIGILGILCYFFRDNFWVATVIASSIFLLGAAYVHLINIISYSNHSVGNVGTIFFMDIIGPVILVVLLILYKLYERKQMD; encoded by the coding sequence ATGGAGTTTATATTGATCCTTATAATTCTAACAATCTTAGTTGCATTAACTACTTTAATCAGGAACAAAATAAAAAATAGGTCTTTAAACGGATTAATAATCATTAAAACATTTTTACTTTCATTTTTAGTAATATTTGTGGGTATTGGTTCAATTTGGGCGTTTATTGGTCATGCATTCATGCCAGTACTAGTTGCAGAAAGTATAGGGTGGGCTACAGGCAGCCCATTCCAAACTGAAGTTGCATTTGCAAATTTGGCCATTGGAATTCTTGGAATTTTATGTTACTTTTTTAGGGACAACTTTTGGGTAGCAACTGTGATCGCAAGCTCAATTTTTTTACTTGGGGCTGCCTATGTTCACCTAATAAATATTATTAGTTACTCCAATCATTCAGTAGGAAATGTAGGAACCATATTTTTCATGGATATTATTGGTCCTGTGATTCTAGTAGTGCTTTTGATACTTTACAAATTATATGAAAGAAAGCAGATGGATTGA
- a CDS encoding TMEM175 family protein — MNTTNKHDVWLTTKRIETLVDGIFAIAMTLLVLNIDMPQIAGPVSNPAIWQYMLSLFQQLGIYAFSFILLASFWRAHHLQFFYIKRSDSALIWINVIWLMFVALVPFSTNFVSNYGNHPIPMLFFNINMFIIGIFFMLIWYYAKRKKFFIKEMTPEYYQTVKKINYILPSAALLAVCITFVSPTWSPVSYFLIFILKNAFKKGLM; from the coding sequence ATGAACACGACCAATAAGCACGATGTTTGGTTAACTACTAAACGGATTGAAACTCTTGTTGATGGTATATTTGCTATTGCCATGACTTTATTGGTCTTGAACATTGATATGCCTCAAATAGCAGGACCAGTGTCAAATCCTGCTATTTGGCAGTATATGCTCTCATTATTCCAACAGCTTGGTATCTATGCATTCAGTTTTATTTTGCTTGCAAGTTTTTGGCGGGCTCATCATCTCCAGTTCTTTTATATTAAGAGAAGTGACAGCGCTTTAATTTGGATAAATGTTATTTGGCTAATGTTTGTTGCTCTAGTTCCATTTTCCACTAATTTTGTCAGTAACTATGGTAACCATCCTATCCCCATGCTATTTTTCAATATAAACATGTTCATCATCGGAATCTTCTTCATGTTGATATGGTACTATGCAAAGAGAAAAAAATTCTTCATAAAAGAAATGACTCCTGAATATTACCAAACAGTGAAAAAGATAAATTATATTTTGCCTTCTGCAGCATTGCTTGCTGTATGCATCACATTTGTGAGTCCAACATGGAGCCCTGTATCGTACTTTTTGATATTCATTCTAAAAAATGCATTTAAGAAGGGCTTAATGTAA
- a CDS encoding PadR family transcriptional regulator, translated as MEEKGSNPLEDSKSTNHDPNKLENELDCNSELSKLKKYDIKLLKSMKGFGKTLILWIISKERIHGYEIMSKINKVNPAEQEQLQGKPGKIYPILHDLEKAGLIEGTWESHGKRKVKYYEITEEGVQTLERIKKVFKCHRTALLEEFWRDIFDKND; from the coding sequence ATGGAAGAAAAAGGTAGCAATCCCTTGGAGGATTCCAAATCCACAAATCATGACCCTAATAAATTAGAAAATGAGTTGGATTGTAACTCCGAGCTATCAAAGCTTAAAAAATATGATATTAAACTTCTTAAAAGCATGAAGGGATTCGGTAAAACCCTGATTCTCTGGATTATTAGTAAAGAGAGAATTCATGGTTACGAAATAATGAGCAAAATAAATAAAGTCAATCCTGCTGAACAGGAACAATTGCAGGGAAAACCTGGGAAAATATATCCCATACTGCATGATCTAGAGAAGGCAGGATTAATAGAAGGAACATGGGAATCTCATGGTAAAAGAAAAGTAAAGTACTATGAGATCACCGAAGAAGGCGTTCAAACTCTGGAAAGAATCAAAAAAGTGTTCAAATGTCACAGAACTGCCCTTTTAGAGGAATTTTGGAGAGATATATTTGATAAAAATGATTAA
- a CDS encoding sugar phosphate isomerase/epimerase family protein, whose amino-acid sequence MKLGFSTLALFMNSLEDFLETASIDGFQMIEILCEGPYWPRNVLAFNSNFEIFDSYDIDVYLHSPTIDLNPGSLNPGIREETLKQLKETVNFGVKINCKAITTHPGLIHRLEERVRNFGMEHAINVLTEANNYSEEMGIKFSIENMPNKYAYFCNSADEHKFFVEKCGSYATVDTGHANTSKDVKSFFKLKNIVYYHLNDNDGEKDQHLTLGEGTLDLNLLNGVKNGIIELNNYQNVLKSRDLIRAGWPHDHK is encoded by the coding sequence ATGAAACTGGGCTTTTCAACTCTGGCACTTTTTATGAATTCACTGGAAGATTTTCTCGAAACTGCATCCATTGATGGGTTTCAAATGATTGAAATTCTTTGTGAAGGTCCGTACTGGCCGCGTAATGTTTTGGCCTTTAACTCTAATTTCGAAATATTCGATTCTTACGATATAGATGTGTATCTCCATTCTCCCACCATAGACCTTAATCCTGGAAGCTTAAACCCAGGAATTCGAGAGGAAACCTTGAAACAACTCAAAGAAACCGTGAATTTCGGTGTTAAAATTAATTGTAAGGCTATTACAACTCATCCTGGATTGATACATAGGCTTGAAGAAAGGGTACGAAATTTCGGAATGGAACATGCAATAAACGTTCTTACAGAGGCCAATAATTATTCCGAGGAAATGGGAATCAAATTTTCCATTGAGAACATGCCCAACAAATATGCATATTTTTGTAACAGTGCTGACGAGCATAAGTTTTTTGTAGAAAAATGTGGATCCTATGCAACTGTTGATACAGGTCATGCTAACACATCTAAAGATGTTAAATCATTTTTTAAGCTTAAAAATATCGTTTATTATCATTTAAATGATAATGATGGTGAAAAGGATCAACATTTGACTCTTGGCGAGGGAACATTGGATTTAAATCTTTTAAATGGAGTAAAGAATGGTATTATAGAATTAAATAATTATCAAAATGTTCTTAAAAGCCGTGATTTAATCCGAGCTGGTTGGCCTCATGATCATAAATGA
- a CDS encoding HAD family hydrolase, which yields MKAVVFDNSGTLIRRYKALKDLRNGLICDYANSIQIVDHDINRALVVLQTDPSKCIIKANPNQTIHDFLMKNDVQFDISYSDVDIAKSDLLKSIENDDSTMKDLQDTYNAVIDKKYNVHICSGSGFIVNMKTGRVEFTITAGGKIFKEVPDVISELKNRNIQIFVASGDRKGSLEQLAEYIHIPKENVFDTASSRQKKEIIDSLKKRYRVMMVGNSSNDILALKEADIGVLTLQQGDETPDKVFNAADHVINNISEILNVDF from the coding sequence ATGAAAGCTGTTGTATTCGATAATTCAGGGACACTTATAAGGCGCTATAAAGCATTGAAAGACCTTAGAAATGGACTTATCTGCGATTATGCAAACTCTATTCAAATTGTTGATCATGACATAAATCGTGCCCTTGTTGTTTTACAGACAGACCCCTCCAAATGTATCATCAAAGCAAATCCCAACCAAACCATTCATGATTTCCTTATGAAAAATGATGTTCAGTTCGATATTAGTTACTCCGATGTAGATATAGCTAAATCTGATTTGCTTAAATCTATTGAAAACGATGATTCCACCATGAAAGATCTCCAAGACACCTATAATGCAGTTATAGATAAAAAGTACAACGTGCACATTTGCAGTGGATCGGGTTTTATCGTGAATATGAAAACTGGAAGAGTTGAATTTACAATAACAGCAGGTGGAAAAATATTCAAAGAAGTTCCAGATGTAATTTCTGAGCTTAAAAACAGAAATATTCAAATATTTGTTGCATCAGGAGATAGAAAAGGTTCTTTGGAACAATTAGCAGAGTACATCCACATCCCTAAGGAAAATGTTTTTGATACAGCGAGTTCTAGACAGAAGAAGGAAATTATTGACAGCTTGAAAAAGAGATATAGAGTTATGATGGTTGGTAACAGTTCAAACGATATTTTGGCACTTAAAGAAGCGGATATTGGGGTTCTTACACTACAGCAAGGTGATGAAACACCAGATAAAGTTTTTAATGCTGCCGACCATGTTATAAACAATATTTCAGAAATTTTGAATGTTGATTTTTAA
- a CDS encoding DUF362 domain-containing protein has translation MVSKVYFTDFRSKSNQDNKVNKVRNLFDAINFQAFIDENDLMAVKLHFGEEGNDSYINPVLVRQVVDKITAQGAKPFLTDTNTLYYGSRHNSQDHLKTAILHGFDYSVVGAPLIIADGLRGENWANVQIKQKHFENVKIAGDILNADGMVVLSHFKGHEMAGFGGAIKNLAMGCASAPGKIEQHECSKPIINEGCNSCGRCADSCPVSAFEISKAGAAINYDKCIACNNCLGACPDELIKLNWSTMEEFIERMTEYALGAVKNKTEKMGYMNFLMNITPECDCLPYSDSPIVPDIGIMVSKDPVALDAACYDMVNEQCGLENSMLKHNHQHGEDKFRGLWKNVDGRRQLQYGEEIGLGNIKYDLVDIS, from the coding sequence ATGGTGAGCAAAGTATATTTCACAGATTTTAGATCAAAATCCAACCAAGATAATAAGGTTAACAAAGTTAGAAACCTATTTGATGCAATAAATTTCCAAGCATTTATTGATGAAAACGATTTAATGGCTGTCAAACTCCACTTTGGAGAAGAAGGAAACGATTCATATATTAACCCTGTATTGGTTAGGCAAGTAGTGGATAAAATAACTGCTCAAGGTGCTAAACCATTTTTAACTGATACTAATACTCTTTACTACGGAAGCAGACATAACTCACAAGATCATCTTAAAACAGCTATTTTACATGGATTTGATTACTCAGTAGTGGGAGCTCCTTTAATTATTGCAGATGGATTGAGGGGAGAAAATTGGGCCAATGTCCAGATCAAACAGAAACATTTTGAAAATGTTAAGATAGCAGGGGATATTCTCAATGCTGATGGAATGGTAGTGTTGTCCCATTTCAAAGGACATGAAATGGCAGGATTTGGAGGTGCAATTAAGAATTTGGCCATGGGATGTGCTTCTGCCCCTGGAAAAATTGAACAGCACGAATGTTCTAAACCAATTATTAATGAAGGATGTAATTCTTGTGGAAGATGTGCTGATTCATGTCCAGTATCTGCATTTGAAATATCTAAAGCAGGAGCTGCCATAAACTATGATAAGTGCATAGCATGTAACAACTGTCTTGGGGCCTGCCCAGATGAACTCATTAAACTCAACTGGTCAACCATGGAAGAATTCATAGAGAGAATGACGGAATATGCACTGGGAGCAGTTAAAAACAAAACTGAAAAGATGGGATACATGAACTTTCTAATGAATATTACGCCGGAATGTGACTGTTTACCATACAGCGACAGTCCAATTGTTCCAGATATCGGGATCATGGTTTCAAAGGATCCTGTGGCACTCGATGCAGCATGTTATGACATGGTTAATGAACAATGCGGACTTGAAAATTCAATGTTAAAACACAACCATCAACATGGAGAGGATAAGTTTAGAGGGTTGTGGAAAAATGTAGATGGCCGCAGACAGCTCCAATACGGCGAAGAAATAGGATTGGGCAATATAAAGTACGATCTTGTAGATATCAGTTAA
- a CDS encoding LysE family transporter has protein sequence MLDNVWIGIILFTATSFIVGLSGAMVPGPMLTVTISDSLKKGATAGPKIVFGHIITEFILILLIFAGLGWLIGSETAIFVIGAIGGLIMVLMGFQMARSSNSLQDLQKSSETSKGYGPIINGILTSVSNPYFFIWWATVGWAFMLKGIELAGILGVTGFLVGHWCSDLGWFGTVSIFTTKGSNIMKDNHYKIIMSVSGIFLMILGVYFVISSCVV, from the coding sequence ATGTTGGATAATGTTTGGATTGGAATAATTCTTTTTACTGCTACTTCCTTCATTGTTGGCCTTTCTGGGGCCATGGTCCCAGGACCCATGCTCACTGTCACAATTTCAGATTCGCTAAAAAAAGGAGCTACAGCAGGACCAAAAATAGTTTTTGGACATATAATAACAGAATTCATCCTTATACTATTGATATTTGCAGGTTTAGGTTGGCTGATTGGATCTGAAACTGCAATATTTGTAATTGGTGCGATTGGTGGGTTAATAATGGTTTTAATGGGATTTCAAATGGCAAGATCATCCAATTCTCTACAGGATCTTCAGAAAAGTAGCGAAACATCCAAGGGTTATGGCCCAATAATAAACGGAATTTTAACTAGCGTATCAAACCCCTATTTCTTTATATGGTGGGCAACTGTGGGATGGGCTTTCATGTTAAAGGGTATCGAATTAGCAGGAATATTAGGAGTCACGGGATTTTTAGTTGGACACTGGTGTTCAGATCTCGGTTGGTTCGGCACTGTCTCAATCTTCACTACCAAGGGATCCAACATAATGAAAGATAACCATTACAAAATTATCATGAGTGTAAGTGGAATTTTTTTAATGATTTTAGGTGTTTATTTCGTGATCAGTTCGTGTGTTGTGTAA